The Mercurialis annua linkage group LG8, ddMerAnnu1.2, whole genome shotgun sequence genome window below encodes:
- the LOC126661789 gene encoding uncharacterized protein LOC126661789 produces MTDFARGETPAEGYITLKIKVDRVETEEGFFVVNARSNYNVLLGRDWIHSNMCISSTMHQMLILWREAGEAEIVQGDPSPFGEDSNVLEAMMYDEQTLPSGAAVDPPSCNIPMDRRHTELRNKVRDLVLGHGVLSVECIYEDPEQDPTGTLKIEDLKIATGKLGDDPAQVQDALLEVNLGSDTSSKPIYISANLDVIFRDELITLLREYKDCFAWSYAEIPGLDKSIVEHKLPLKDGFRPFRQPPQRMSKEVEELIREEINWLKEANFIREAKYTEWLSNIVPVMKKNGKLRVCVDFRNLNLATPKDEYPMPIADMLIDGAAGHTILSFLDAHSGYNQVPIHESDISKTAFRCPGPIGAYEWIVMPFGLKNAGATYQRTMNKMFEGLECLEVYIDDVVVKSSTNAAHLADLRKGFERICTNEGGGGVEVDKNKAKAIINVEPPKTKKQLQRLIRTINFLRRFISNTAGRLCSWSVLLKGNDSDHFVWTSEQQQVFDELKKCLVKPPIMMPPKPNQPLLLYISAAPRSLGCMLAQEDQGVEKSVYYLSRALTDKETRYSYIEKLCLCLYFTCCKLRYYMLPVVVYVLAQTDVIKYILSRPYLRNQMGKRAVAMSEFTLVYVPQKAVKGHVLADFLADHPGISMKEGIGCMELHHWKLWFDGSRTDRGAGAGIVIVLPSGARFTMSCSLNIRCTNNQDEYEALVFGLEILMELGATPIQVWGDSMLVIKQVAGEYKCESELLIHYCNKAKYLIGGFSDTWLEYKGRSDNMEANDLAQHGSGYKPCYEYEAIQRDKPNLVTRDDMMFKAIHSVCQLDFSTDWRKEITKWFKALDMANRRLRTLALNYIVLADELYKRGSDGLLFRCIGLKEAMLVMAEVHEGIVGAHQAGPRMRWLILKYGFYWPKMEQDCIRHAFVIVATDYYSKLVEAIPLKSPSQESVIKFFREYIILRHGLPETITTDQGAMFTGSDITEYAEDMGFRLVHSTPYYAQANGQAEATNKAIKGIIQKTIVGNPK; encoded by the exons ATGACGGATTTTGCTAGAGGCGAGACTCCCGCCGAAGGATACATCACCCTAAAAATAAAGGTCGACCGAGTCGAGACGGAAGAAGGATTCTTTGTTGTTAATGCTAGGAGCAATTACAATGTGCTGCTCGGTCGCGACTGGATTCATTCCAACATGTGCATCTCTTCTACCATGCATCAGATGTTAATATTATGGCGAGAAGCCGGGGAGGCTGAGATAGTGCAAGGCGATCCAAGCCCTTTCGGCGAAGATAGCAACGTGTTAGAAGCTATGATGTATGACGAGCAA ACATTACCCTCTGGGGCAGCGGTCGATCCACCATCCTGCAACATTCCGATGGATAGAAGACATACGGAGTTGCGAAATAAAGTCCGAGACTTAGTACTAGGTCACGGAGTATTGTCTGTGGAATGCATATACGAGGATCCAGAACAAGACCCTACTGGTACCTTGAAAATAGAAGACCTTAAGATAGCCACGGGGAAGTTGGGGGATGATCCAGCACAAGTCCAAGATGCGCTTTTAGAGGTAAATTTAGGGTCAGACACATCCTCCAAGCCGATATACATCAGTGCAAACCTCGACGTCATATTTAGAGACGAATTGATAACGCTTCTTCGAGAATACAAGGACTGCTTCGCGTGGTCATATGCAGAGATACCGGGCTTGGATAAATCCATCGTCGAACACAAGTTACCCTTAAAAGATGGGTTTCGCCCATTTAGGCAACCGCCCCAACGGATGTCAAAAGAGGTCGAGGAATTGATCAGGGAAGAAATTAATTGGCTAAAAGAGGCTAACTTCATACGAGAAGCTAAATACACAGAATGGTTATCTAACATAGTTCCCGTCATGAAGAAGAATGGCAAACTACGAGTATGCGTCGATTTCAGAAACTTGAACTTGGCAACACCAAAGGACGAATATCCGATGCCGATAGCCGATATGCTAATCGATGGAGCAGCTGGGCACACCATTCTTAGTTTTTTGGACGCCCATTCCGGGTATAATCAGGTGCCGATCCACGAATCCGATATTTCTAAAACTGCGTTTCGCTGCCCTGGGCCGATTGGTGCATACGAATGGATTGTGATGCCTTTCGGTTTAAAGAACGCTGGTGCGACGTATCAAAGAACTATGAACAAGATGTTTGAAGGGCTGGAATGTTTAGAAGTATACATCGACGATGTGGTCGTCAAATCCTCCACCAATGCAGCGCACCTTGCCGATTTGCGTAAGGGCTTTGAGCGTATCTGCACCAATG aggggggggggggggtagaGGTAGATAAGAATAAAGCAAAAGCGATAATCAATGTTGAACCACCAAAGACCAAGAAACAACTACAACGACTTATCAGAACAATAAATTTTCTGAGGCGATTCATTTCAAATACAGCCGGCCGATTATGTAGTTGGAGCGTTTTGTTGAAAGGGAATGACAGCGACCATTTTGTATGGACCTCCGAGCAACAACAAGTCTTCGACGAGCTGAAAAAATGCTTAGTGAAGCCGCCGATTATGATGCCACCAAAGCCAAATCAGCCTTTGTTGCTATACATATCGGCGGCTCCCCGATCTCTGGGTTGTATGCTCGCTCAGGAGGACCAAGGTGTTGAAAAATCGGTCTACTACCTCAGTAGAGCTCTGACCGATAAAGAAACACGGTATTCATATATCGAGAAATTGTGTTTGTGTTTGTATTTTACCTGCTGCAAGCTGAGATATTACATGCTGCCGGTCGTAGTCTATGTCCTTGCACAGACCGatgttataaaatatattttatccaGACCGTATCTCAGGAATCAGATGGGGAAACGGGCTGTGGCAATGTcagagttcactctcgtatatGTACCTCAGAAAGCTGTAAAAGGGCACGTCCTTGCCGATTTCCTTGCAGATCACCCAGGAATCTCCATGAAGGAGGGAATCGGCTGCATGGAACTACATCATTGGAAGCTGTGGTTTGATGGCTCTAGAACAGACAGGGGTGCTGGAGCGGGAATCGTCATCGTTTTACCCTCGGGGGCACGGTTCACAATGTCATGCTCCTTAAATATTAGGTGCACCAACAATCAAGACGAGTATGAAGCTCTCGTTTTTGGATTAGAAATCTTAATGGAACTGGGGGCAACACCAATCCAAGTATGGGGAGATTCGATGTTAGTAATAAAACAAGTAGCTGGAGAATACAAGTGCGAATCAGAGCTTCTAATCCACTATTGCAACAAAGCCAAATATCTTATCGGTGGCTTCTCCGACACATGGTTGGAATATAAAGGGAGAAGTGACAACATGGAAGCAAATGACCTTGCACAGCACGGTAGTGGTTATAAACCTTGTTATGAATATGAGGCGATCCAGCGAGATAAACCGAACCTGGTAACTAGAGACGATATGATGTTTAAAGCAATTCATTCCGTGTGCCAGTTGGATTTTTCTACAGATTGGAGGAAAGAGATAACCAAATGGTTTAAGGCACTGGATATGGCCAACAGAAGATTACGAACCTTGGCCCTCAATTATATAGTTCTGGCCGATGAGTTATACAAAAGAGGGAGTGATGGTTTGCTTTTTAGATGCATCGGCCTAAAAGAAGCTATGTTAGTAATGGCCGAGGTACACGAAGGGATCGTTGGCGCACATCAGGCTGGTCCACGGATGAGATGGTTAATCCTTAAATATGGGTTCTATTGGCCCAAAATGGAGCAAGACTGTATCCG GCATGCATTTGTGATTGTCGCTACCGATTATTACTCTAAATTGGTTGAAGCCATACCGTTGAAGTCACCAAGTCAAGAATCGGTCATTAAGTTCTTTAGAGAATACATTATTCTGAGGCACGGTCTACCAGAGACTATTACTACAGATCAAGGAGCTATGTTTACCGGGAGTGATATTACCGAGTATGCAGAAGATATGGGGTTCAGATTGGTACATTCCACTCCATATTATGCGCAAGCTAATGGTCAGGCCGAAGCAACTAATAAGGCGATTAAGGGGATAATCCAGAAGACGATAGTGGGCAATCCAAAATAA